Genomic segment of Caproiciproducens sp. NJN-50:
GGCTGTCTTTTATCGACGCCGTGTTCGTATCGTGCGATTTTTCCAACGCGGTTCTGGCGGACAGCCTGTTCCGCCGCGTTGAATTCAAAGGCTGCAGGCTGGTCGGCACCGATTTTTCCCGTTCCGTCTGGGAGCAGGCGACTCTGAAGGACTGCACGGCGGACTGGATCGGTCTGTCGGGTTCCAAGCTGAAGCATGTGAAATTTCAAGGCTGCAAGATGGAAAACGGAGTTCTGCAGGAGTGCGCCCTGAGCAGCGTCGAATTTTCGAGCTGCCGTCTGCGGAAGGCCGAATTCCTGCATACCTCTCTTGCGGGGATCGACCTGACCGGCGATGAGATCGAGGGGCTTGCCGTATCGGGTCCGGAGCTGCGGGGGGCCGTCGTCACTCCGCTTCAGGCGTGCGATCTGGCCCGGTATCTGGGTCTCGTTATCCGCGCGTAACAAAAAGGCCGGGGCAAACGCTCCGGCCGGAAGACTCACGCTTTTACGCGGAACAGATCCTCCGCGTTTTTTTTCGCAAGATTCAGGATGTCCTGGGGATTTCCGCCTCGTATCTCAGCGACTTTCTCCGCGACACAGGCGATCAGGGAGGAGTCGTTCCTTCTGCCCCGGAACGGGACGGGGGCGAGGTAGGGACAGTCGGTTTCGAGCAAAAGCCGGTCCGGCGGCAGACTTTTTACCACCTCGACCGGAACGCGGGCGTTTTTAAAGGTTACGGAGCCGCCGACGCCGATGTACATCCCGAGCCGGACGGCCTCGGCCGCCATTTCCGCGCTGCCGGAAAAGCAGTGGATCACTCCTTGGGGGCGGTGACGGCGCAGAAGCTCCATCGTGTCGCCGTGCGCGTCGCGGTCGTGGACGATGACCGGCAGCCCGTGCCGTTTCGCCAGAAGGATCTGGCGCTCGAAAAGTTCCTTTTGGACCTCGCGCGGCGCGTTTTCCTCAAAGTGATAGTCGAGGCCGATTTCTCCGACCGCGACGATATGCGGATCGGAAAGAAGTGCTTCCAGCGCCTTCTCCCATCCGTCCGGGGCGTTTTTCGCCTCTTCCGGGTGAATTCCCGCGGCGGCGGAGAAATAGCCGTACTTTGCCGCCAGGGCGATCGCCGCACGGGAGGACGGAAGGTCGGCACCGCAGTCCACCACATGGCAGACGCCCTTTTCCGGGAGAGAGGCGAGCAGCTCGTCCCGGTCCGTGTCGAACGCCTCGTCGTCGTAATGCGCGTGGCTGTCGAAAATATTGGAGTATTTCATATGTCCTCCACAAGAACGATTTCAGGACTGAGCGCACGGAGCGGCATGCGCCGCCTTTCCCGTACCTTGCGTCGTAAGTTGCCAAAAGCCGGGAGAATCGAAAGACTCCCCCGGCGGGAAACGCTGAAGATCAGTATCGTGCGAAACGCGGGGGCGTGCGCAGCCGCGGGCCGCTAACGGATCTTGCTGCCGGCGGGGACGCCGTCGACAAAGACCACGCGGACTTCGTCCTCGCCCGCGTCGGCGGCAAGGATCATCCCTTGGCTCTCCACGCCGCAGAGCTTGGCGGGTTTCAGGTTGGAAACGACGATCACCGTATGCCCGACCAGATCCTCCGGCTTGTACCACTGTGAGATGCCGGAAGCGACCGTGCGTCCGCCCATGCCGTCGTCCAGGGTCAGCTTCAAAAGCTTTTTGGAGCGCTTGACCGGTTCGCAGGCCGTCACTTTCGCGGCGCGCAGGTCGACCTTCGCGAACTCGTCGATGTTGATCTGCGCGATTCCCTCCGGCTTTTCGTCCGGCTCCGCCTTCGCGCTTGCGCGGTCCGCCGGATTCGGAATCAGCTTGTTGAGCTCCTCGATTTCCTTGTCCACATCGATGCGGGGGAACAGGGTCTCGCCCTTCCTTACAACGGTGTCGGATGGGAACACGCCCCATTTCCCGGCGGACTCGTAGGTGACGGCGCCGCCTGAAATGCCGAGCTGTTCCTGTATCTTCGGCGCGGTGTCCGGCAGGAAGGGAGCGAGCAGGACCGACACGATGCGGAGCGATTCGCACAGGTTGTAAAGCACCGCCGCGAGGCGGGCCTTTTTGCTTTCCTCTTTGCCGAGCGCCCAGGGTGCCGTTTCGTCGATATATTTGTTCGTGCGGGAAATCAGCTTCCAGATCTCCGTGAGCGCGTTCGAGAACTGGTATTTGTCGATGGCCTCGTCGCATTTACCGCGCAGGGCGAGCGCCGTTGCTTTCAGGTCCTCGTCCACG
This window contains:
- a CDS encoding pentapeptide repeat-containing protein — its product is MKLNTPGFSAPLESAADMEETILKASREETECSGLIFSGQSAAEASFSGVDFRRCRFSGCRFSDCRAERLSFIDAVFVSCDFSNAVLADSLFRRVEFKGCRLVGTDFSRSVWEQATLKDCTADWIGLSGSKLKHVKFQGCKMENGVLQECALSSVEFSSCRLRKAEFLHTSLAGIDLTGDEIEGLAVSGPELRGAVVTPLQACDLARYLGLVIRA
- a CDS encoding TatD family hydrolase, encoding MKYSNIFDSHAHYDDEAFDTDRDELLASLPEKGVCHVVDCGADLPSSRAAIALAAKYGYFSAAAGIHPEEAKNAPDGWEKALEALLSDPHIVAVGEIGLDYHFEENAPREVQKELFERQILLAKRHGLPVIVHDRDAHGDTMELLRRHRPQGVIHCFSGSAEMAAEAVRLGMYIGVGGSVTFKNARVPVEVVKSLPPDRLLLETDCPYLAPVPFRGRRNDSSLIACVAEKVAEIRGGNPQDILNLAKKNAEDLFRVKA